Proteins found in one Apostichopus japonicus isolate 1M-3 chromosome 16, ASM3797524v1, whole genome shotgun sequence genomic segment:
- the LOC139982499 gene encoding uncharacterized protein yields MSWYESYLCGRWQMVAIGNSVSETHLMDCSVPQGSIAGPFMFTMYHPLEDLIEARGVHTMMYADDTQLCLVLNPAEDRGDQLQRLEDCIGSVKAWTTSNKLMLNDTKTEVLHFSSRFIKNPSHISTIQVGDTLLLLRKHGISVC; encoded by the coding sequence ATGTCGTGGTATGAGAGTTATCTCTGCGGTCGTTGGCAAATGGTTGCCATTGGTAACAGTGTATCAGAAACACATCTCATGGATTGCTCTGTGCCCCAAGGTTCCATTGCAGGACCTTTCATGTTCACTATGTATCACCCACTCGAGGATCTGATAGAGGCTCGCGGCGTTCACACAATGATGTATGCAGACGATACCCAACTGTGCCTTGTGCTTAATCCTGCTGAGGATCGAGGGGATCAACTTCAGCGACTTGAAGACTGTATTGGCAGCGTGAAAGCGTGGACCACTTCCAACAAGTTAATGCTGAACGACACCAAGACGGAGGTTCTTCACTTTTCATCGCGTTTTATAAAGAATCCGTCTCATATCTCCACCATTCAAGTTGGTGACACGTTGTTATTGCTCCGGAAGCACGGAATCTCGGTGTGTTGA